In a single window of the Papaver somniferum cultivar HN1 chromosome 8, ASM357369v1, whole genome shotgun sequence genome:
- the LOC113306428 gene encoding uncharacterized protein LOC113306428 encodes METEYIHIKETEHNDSKVTAHIRGILSRFAQGDATHYNDLVGKLNQSEYLSPYDMSLFVTSLKGLSGAVASIDIVGHETLLQAVFGMGEKLNQPRGVEKKEEVLDRVHSALIKITSLVPLAPLRLCPILLRRMPDIFVTEPVMTVYVENMLRIESGPIGEFCGSTMMMAAVDRLVELYLEIRWDDILPNESNKGIFDTELEDMDDDHDFDDGFVLVNQANNFSEKMDSLMVLTCQHIRSCAENGRLLKVFDTLLRNDKRVANDLIDEQFFKQLKDDFDLHGYDIKLLSGQKGVLKKNDVMNFPHSSKATVITKGQLELGMRFPLYDPSRPFIYEGLSKILPSRALA; translated from the exons ATGGAAACGGAATATATCCACATAAAAGAAACTGAACATAATGATTCAAAGGTAACTGCACATATTCGTGGTATTTTATCAAGATTTGCTCAGGGAGATGCAACCCATTATAATGACTTGGTTGGAAAGTTGAACCAGTCCGAATATCTATCTCCATATGATATGTCTTTGTTTGTGACGAGTTTAAAGGGTTTATCTGGAGCTGTTGCGTCTATTGATATTGTTGGGCACGAGACTCTTCTGCAAGCTGTTTTCGGGATGG GAGAAAAGCTGAATCAACCTCGCGGGGTTGAAAAAAAGGAAGAAGTGCTTGATCGGGTTCATTCAGCATTAATAAAGATCACAAGCCTGGTGCCTCTTGCACCTCTGAGATTATGTCCCATACTTCTTCGGCGGATGCCTGACATATTCGTTACAGAACCTGTGATGACAGTGTATGTGGAGAATATGTTAAGGATTGAGAGTGGACCGATTGGAGAATTTTGTGGAAGCACGATGATGATGGCAGCGGTGGATAGGCTTGTTGAATTATATTTGGAAATACGATGGGATGATATTTTGCCAAATGAATCCAATAAAGGCATATTTGATACGGAACTAGAAGACATGGACGACGACCACGATTTTGATGATGGTTTTGTGCTTGTTAACCAGGCTAATAATTTTTCCGAGAAGATGGATAGTTTGATGGTACTCACATGTCAACATATCAGATCTTGTGCTGAAAATGGCCGCTTGTTAAAGGTGTTCGACACACTTCTCCG AAATGACAAAAGGGTTGCCAATGATTTGATTGATGAACAGTTCTTTAAGCAGTTAAAAGATGATTTTGATCTCCACGGTTATGACATCAAACTTTTATCGGGCCAAAAGGGTGTTTTGAAAAAGAATGATGTCATGAACTTTCCTCACTCATCAAAGGCGACCGTTATCACCAAGGGTCAGTTGGAGCTCGGGATGCGCTTCCCTCTGTACGATCCTAGCCGTCCCTTCATATATGAAGGTCTTTCAAAGATTCTTCCTTCTCGTGCATTAGCCTAA
- the LOC113303921 gene encoding 30S ribosomal protein S17, chloroplastic-like, whose translation MSASLLQLPPLHSLKIRSNFFNGGASILNKPTTTVSISTTTPSIAPLQIRAMRTMQGKVVCSTNDKTVAVEVVRLAPHPKYKRRVRIKKKFQAHDPENQFKVGDFVQLEKSRPISKTKSFLAVALPPKNSVRTSHLVPKELGIPLEGSAAATE comes from the coding sequence ATGTCTGCTTCACTTCTCCAACTCCCTCCTTTACATTCACTAAAAATCAGGTCAAATTTCTTCAATGGGGGTGCATCAATCCTCAACAAACCCACCACCACAGTCTCCATTTCAACCACCACTCCATCCATTGCACCACTACAGATTAGAGCAATGAGAACCATGCAAGGGAAAGTTGTTTGTTCAACAAATGATAAAACTGTTGCTGTTGAAGTTGTACGTTTAGCACCACATCCTAAGTACAAGAGGAGAGTTAGGATTAAGAAGAAGTTTCAAGCACATGATCCTGAGAATCAATTCAAAGTGGGTGATTTTGTTCAGCTTGAGAAGAGTAGACCTATTAGTAAAACTAAATCGTTTTTAGCTGTTGCTCTTCCACCTAAAAATTCTGTTAGGACTTCACATTTGGTGCCTAAAGAACTTGGGATTCCACTTGaaggttctgctgctgctactgaatGA
- the LOC113306429 gene encoding cyclin-dependent kinase 20-like has translation MILLVYNLVLTSSSVNHRFVKFFMHQLLSGLEHCNSRGIMHRDIKGSNLLVSDDGALKIADFGLENFVSVGHIQPSTSRVVTLWVQVADVVYWVFGVEYQLADGRKWRKEVQMMAVIAGQLNELALLQYREGMKLVICCCCRECARSRAEFAEKLMWPEYKEKRGFPLQISEIQ, from the exons ATGATATTGCTGGTTTATAATCTTGTCCTGACATCAAGTTCAGTGAATCACAGGTTC GTTAAATTCTTTATGCATCAACTACTATCTGGCCTTGAACACTGTAATTCAAGAGGTATAATGCACAGAGATATCAAGGGATCCAACCTTCTTGTTAGTGATGATGGAGCTCTGAAGATAGCTGATTTTGGCCTGGAAAATTTTGTTAGTGTCGGGCACATTCAACCATCAACTAGTCGAGTTGTTACTTTATG GGTTCAGGTTGCTGATGTGGTTTATTGGGTCTTTGGTGTTGAATACCAACTCGCAGATGGAAGGAAATGGA GGAAAGAGGTTCAGATGATGGCAGTGATTGCAGGTCAGCTGAATGAGTTGGCGTTGCTGCAATATAGAGAAGGAATGAAGCTGGTGATATGCTGTTGTTGTAGAGAATGTGCAAGAAGTCGAGCTGAATTTGCAGAGAAGCTTATGTG GCCAGAGTATAAGGAGAAACGAGGGTTTCCGCTACAGATTAGTGAAATTCAGTGA